One Cucurbita pepo subsp. pepo cultivar mu-cu-16 chromosome LG07, ASM280686v2, whole genome shotgun sequence genomic region harbors:
- the LOC111798435 gene encoding probable inactive purple acid phosphatase 1 isoform X1, with protein MAVSHHPLQLNSNLKEPLCRRQWTGSSTSKVLSKFELRSFSASFFCSSVQISVVMRPLEFLCLGILWILATLQQVKSHGSHPFSKIAIHKSTFALNENADVKASPSVLGLKGENAEWVTLKYSSPNPSSDDWIGVFSPANFSSSSCPMDNPRVYPPLLCSAPIKFLYANYTNPKYKTTGRGLLKLQLINQRSDFSFALFSGGLAKPKVVAISNRVTFANPDAPLYPRLAQGKDWNEMTVTWTSGYGIDEAEPLVEWSQNGKDLMRSPAGTLTFDRNSMCGAPARTVGWRDPGFIHTSFLKELWPNNEYTYKLGHRLTNGSYIWSSTYKFRAPPYPGQNSLQRVVIFGDMGKDEADGSNEFNDFQHGSLNTTRTLIQDLKNIDIVFHIGDICYANGYLSQWDQFTAQIGPIASTVPYMIASGNHERDWPGSGSFYDTMDSGGECGVVAQNLFYVPAENREKFWYVSDYGMFRFCVANTELDWREGTEQYKFIEHCLASVDRQKQPWLIFLAHRVLGYSSCTFYAEQGSSSEPMGRESLQSLWQKYKVDLAIYGHVHSYERTCPIYQNICTNDEKHYYKGALNGTIHVVAGGGGASLSPFITLQTKWSIYRDYDYGFVKLTAFDHSNLLFEYKKSSDGRVYDSFRLSRDYRDILACAVDSCPSTTLAS; from the exons ATGGCTGTTTCTCATCATCCGCTCCAACTGAATTCGAATTTGAAGGAGCCGCTCTGTCGTCGACAATGGACAGGTTCTAGCACTTCCAAAGTTTTGTCAAAATTTGAACTCCGATCCTTTTCAGCTTCGTTCTTCTGCAG TTCAGTTCAGATATCGGTTGTGATGAGACCCCTGGAATTTCTCTGCCTGGGAATATTATGGATTCTAGCGACACTGCAACAAGTCAAATCACATGGAAGCCATCCTTTCTCGAAAATTGCTATTCATAAATCTACATTCGCTCTTAATGAAAATGCTGATGTTAAAGCCTCTCCATCTGTTCTTGGATTGAAG GGCGAGAATGCAGAATGGGTAACATTGAAGTATAGTTCTCCAAACCCGTCCTCTGATGATTGGATTGGAGTATTTTCTCCAGCCAATTTCAG TTCTTCTTCCTGCCCTATGGATAATCCAAGAGTATATCCACCATTGTTGTGTTCTGCACCTATCAAG TTTCTGTATGCCAATTACACAAATCCCAAGTACAAAACTACTGGACGAGGGCTTTTGAAACTTCAGCTGATAAACCAGAGATCCGACTTCTCGTTCGCATTATTTTCTGGTGGTTTAGCGAAA CCGAAGGTGGTGGCAATATCAAACCGAGTAACTTTTGCAAATCCTGATGCACCACTTTACCCACGCTTGGCACAAGGAAAAGATTGGAATGAA ATGACTGTAACATGGACAAGTGGATACGGAATTGATGAGGCTGAACCTTTGGTTGAGTGGAGCCAAAATGGAAAAGACCTTATGCGATCCCCAGCGGGCACACTGACTTTTGATCGTAACAGCATGTGTG GTGCACCTGCAAGGACAGTGGGATGGCGAGACCCTGGATTTATACACACCAGTTTTCTCAAGGAATTGTGGCCCAACAATGA GTATACATACAAATTGGGACATAGATTAACCAATGGCTCATATATTTGGAGCTCGACATATAAGTTCAGAGCCCCGCCTTATCCTGGTCAAAATTCGTTACAAAGAGTTGTTATTTTTGGTGACATGGGAAAG GATGAAGCTGATGGTTCTAATGAATTCAACGATTTCCAGCATGGCTCTCTCAATACTACTAGAACGCTTAtacaagatttgaaaaatattgatatcGTTTTCCACATTGGAGATATATGTTATGCGAACGGATATCTTTCTCAGTGGGATCAGTTTACTGCACAAATTGGGCCAATTGCATCAACAGTGCCTTACATGATTGCTAG TGGTAACCATGAGCGTGACTGGCCAGGGAGTGGATCCTTCTATGACACCATGGATTCAGGGGGAGAATGTGGTGTAGTGGCTCAAAATTTGTTCTATGTCCCTGCTGAGAATCGGGAAAAGTTTTG GTATGTCTCAGACTATGGTATGTTTCGCTTCTGCGTTGCCAACACAGAGCTCGACTGGAGAGAGGGAACAGAACAATACAAGTTCATTGAGCACTGTCTAGCTTCTGTTGATAGGCAAAAGCAGCCATGGCTAATTTTTCTGGCACATCGTGTGTTGGGTTACTCTTCTTGCACATTTTATGCTGAGCAAGGGTCATCTTCAGAACCAATGGGCCGTGAGAGCCTTCAAAGTCTCTGGCAGAAATATAAGGTTGATCTTGCTATATATGGCCATGTGCATAGTTACGAGAGAACATGTCCCATCTACCAg AATATTTGTACCAATGATGAGAAACACTACTATAAGGGCGCCTTGAATGGAACAATTCATGTCGTTGCTGGTGGTGGAGGGGCAAGCCTTTCACCATTTATCACACTCCAAACAAAATGGAGTATTTACAGAGATTATGATTATGGATTTGTCAAGCTTACTGCATTTGACCATTCAAACCTTTTGTTTGAGTACAAGAAGAGTAGTGATGGAAGGGTTTATGACTCATTCAGACTATCAAGGGATTATAGGGACATTTTAGCCTGTGCAGTTGATAGTTGCCCCAGCACGACACTGGCTTCGTAA
- the LOC111798435 gene encoding probable inactive purple acid phosphatase 1 isoform X2: MRPLEFLCLGILWILATLQQVKSHGSHPFSKIAIHKSTFALNENADVKASPSVLGLKGENAEWVTLKYSSPNPSSDDWIGVFSPANFSSSSCPMDNPRVYPPLLCSAPIKFLYANYTNPKYKTTGRGLLKLQLINQRSDFSFALFSGGLAKPKVVAISNRVTFANPDAPLYPRLAQGKDWNEMTVTWTSGYGIDEAEPLVEWSQNGKDLMRSPAGTLTFDRNSMCGAPARTVGWRDPGFIHTSFLKELWPNNEYTYKLGHRLTNGSYIWSSTYKFRAPPYPGQNSLQRVVIFGDMGKDEADGSNEFNDFQHGSLNTTRTLIQDLKNIDIVFHIGDICYANGYLSQWDQFTAQIGPIASTVPYMIASGNHERDWPGSGSFYDTMDSGGECGVVAQNLFYVPAENREKFWYVSDYGMFRFCVANTELDWREGTEQYKFIEHCLASVDRQKQPWLIFLAHRVLGYSSCTFYAEQGSSSEPMGRESLQSLWQKYKVDLAIYGHVHSYERTCPIYQNICTNDEKHYYKGALNGTIHVVAGGGGASLSPFITLQTKWSIYRDYDYGFVKLTAFDHSNLLFEYKKSSDGRVYDSFRLSRDYRDILACAVDSCPSTTLAS; the protein is encoded by the exons ATGAGACCCCTGGAATTTCTCTGCCTGGGAATATTATGGATTCTAGCGACACTGCAACAAGTCAAATCACATGGAAGCCATCCTTTCTCGAAAATTGCTATTCATAAATCTACATTCGCTCTTAATGAAAATGCTGATGTTAAAGCCTCTCCATCTGTTCTTGGATTGAAG GGCGAGAATGCAGAATGGGTAACATTGAAGTATAGTTCTCCAAACCCGTCCTCTGATGATTGGATTGGAGTATTTTCTCCAGCCAATTTCAG TTCTTCTTCCTGCCCTATGGATAATCCAAGAGTATATCCACCATTGTTGTGTTCTGCACCTATCAAG TTTCTGTATGCCAATTACACAAATCCCAAGTACAAAACTACTGGACGAGGGCTTTTGAAACTTCAGCTGATAAACCAGAGATCCGACTTCTCGTTCGCATTATTTTCTGGTGGTTTAGCGAAA CCGAAGGTGGTGGCAATATCAAACCGAGTAACTTTTGCAAATCCTGATGCACCACTTTACCCACGCTTGGCACAAGGAAAAGATTGGAATGAA ATGACTGTAACATGGACAAGTGGATACGGAATTGATGAGGCTGAACCTTTGGTTGAGTGGAGCCAAAATGGAAAAGACCTTATGCGATCCCCAGCGGGCACACTGACTTTTGATCGTAACAGCATGTGTG GTGCACCTGCAAGGACAGTGGGATGGCGAGACCCTGGATTTATACACACCAGTTTTCTCAAGGAATTGTGGCCCAACAATGA GTATACATACAAATTGGGACATAGATTAACCAATGGCTCATATATTTGGAGCTCGACATATAAGTTCAGAGCCCCGCCTTATCCTGGTCAAAATTCGTTACAAAGAGTTGTTATTTTTGGTGACATGGGAAAG GATGAAGCTGATGGTTCTAATGAATTCAACGATTTCCAGCATGGCTCTCTCAATACTACTAGAACGCTTAtacaagatttgaaaaatattgatatcGTTTTCCACATTGGAGATATATGTTATGCGAACGGATATCTTTCTCAGTGGGATCAGTTTACTGCACAAATTGGGCCAATTGCATCAACAGTGCCTTACATGATTGCTAG TGGTAACCATGAGCGTGACTGGCCAGGGAGTGGATCCTTCTATGACACCATGGATTCAGGGGGAGAATGTGGTGTAGTGGCTCAAAATTTGTTCTATGTCCCTGCTGAGAATCGGGAAAAGTTTTG GTATGTCTCAGACTATGGTATGTTTCGCTTCTGCGTTGCCAACACAGAGCTCGACTGGAGAGAGGGAACAGAACAATACAAGTTCATTGAGCACTGTCTAGCTTCTGTTGATAGGCAAAAGCAGCCATGGCTAATTTTTCTGGCACATCGTGTGTTGGGTTACTCTTCTTGCACATTTTATGCTGAGCAAGGGTCATCTTCAGAACCAATGGGCCGTGAGAGCCTTCAAAGTCTCTGGCAGAAATATAAGGTTGATCTTGCTATATATGGCCATGTGCATAGTTACGAGAGAACATGTCCCATCTACCAg AATATTTGTACCAATGATGAGAAACACTACTATAAGGGCGCCTTGAATGGAACAATTCATGTCGTTGCTGGTGGTGGAGGGGCAAGCCTTTCACCATTTATCACACTCCAAACAAAATGGAGTATTTACAGAGATTATGATTATGGATTTGTCAAGCTTACTGCATTTGACCATTCAAACCTTTTGTTTGAGTACAAGAAGAGTAGTGATGGAAGGGTTTATGACTCATTCAGACTATCAAGGGATTATAGGGACATTTTAGCCTGTGCAGTTGATAGTTGCCCCAGCACGACACTGGCTTCGTAA
- the LOC111798436 gene encoding magnesium transporter MRS2-5 → MHKDMNNIGVKKRGHGNRSWIKIDQEGNSEVLELEKATIMRHCSLPSRDMRLLDPLFLCPSTILGREKAIVVSLEQIRCIITADEVILMNSLDGCAAQYKAELCKRLHASKDQSDDLPFEFRALELALELTCSFLDTQMKGMEIEIYPLLDALASSINTLNLERVRRFKGNLLSLTQQVQKVRDEVEHLMDDDGDMAEMFLTEKKQRLEANIRSNLYLETSFFGKPKSAPVSPVGSTNESFKLQRAFSSIVNSSSLMSSSNGGDNVEQLEMLLEAYFVVIDDMLSKLLSLKESIDDTEDLINIKLGNVQNQLIQFQVLFTAATFLATMFAALTAVFGMNFSDDVFEHPTSFQWIVYLTLIACGLVFISFLFYFRYKKIFPL, encoded by the exons ATGCATAAGGATATGAACAATATTGGGGTAAAGAAGAGAGGACATGGGAATCGTTCTTGGATAAAGATTGATCAGGAAGGGAACTCAGAGGTTTTGGAGCTTGAGAAGGCTACTATAATGAGGCATTGTTCTTTACCTTCAAGAGATATGCGACTTTTGGATCCGCTCTTCCTTTGCCCGTCCACAATTCTCGGGAGGGAGAAGGCGATCGTTGTCAGTCTCGAGCAAATTCGGTGTATAATCACAGCTGATGAGGTGATTCTGATGAACTCCTTAGATGGATGTGCTGCTCAGTACAAGGCAGAGCTGTGCAAGCGTCTCCATGCAAGTAAAGATCAATCAG ATGATTTGCCCTTTGAATTTAGGGCACTGGAGCTGGCGCTGGAACTTACTTGTTCATTTCTTGACACTCAG ATGAAGGGGATGGAAATCGAGATATACCCTCTACTGGATGCTTTAGCGTCTTCGATAAACACGCTTAATCTCGAAAGAGTTCGAAGATTTAAAGGCAACCTTCTGTCCTTGACTCAACAAGTGCAAAAG GTACGTGATGAAGTCGAGCATCTGATGGACGATGATGGGGATATGGCAGAGATGTTTCTGacagaaaagaaacaaagattgGAGGCGAACATCCGAAGTAACTTGTATCTCGAAACTAGTTTCTTCGGGAAACCAAAATCTGCTCCTGTTTCACCAGTGGGTTCGACCAATGaatcttttaaattacaaaGGGCTTTTAGCAGTATTGTAAACTCGAGCAGCTTGATGAGTTCATCAAATGGTGGTGATAACGTCGAACAATTGGAGATGCTGCTCGAGGCGTACTTCGTGGTTATTGATGACATGCTCAGTAAATTGTTATCG CTCAAAGAATCTATAGATGACACAGAAGATCTGATCAACATTAAACTG GGCAACGTTCAGAACCAGCTGATACAATTCCAGGTGCTTTTCACTGCAGCTACGTTCTTGGCTACGATGTTTGCGGCGTTAACTGCAGTTTTCGGCATGAATTTTTCCGACGATGTCTTCGAGCATCCGACTTCTTTCCAGTGGATAGTTTACTTGACCTTGATTGCCTGTGGCCTTGTGTTTATctcttttctattctattttagGTACAAGAAAATCTTCCCATTGTAA
- the LOC111798650 gene encoding protein SPIRAL1-like 1, producing MGRGVSSGGGQSSLGYLFGSGESPNAGAPKGGQAPAPAPAPAPAPAPRSNEAKPVSKPAASKPAATASPPTDSGKQIPAGIHSSSSNNYLRADGQNTGNFITDRPSTKVHAAPGGGSSLDYLFGGAGGK from the exons ATGGGCCGTGGAGTTAGCAGTGGTGGTGGGCAGAGCTCATTGGGGTATCTGTTTGGAAGTGGAGAATCTCCCAATGCAGGTGCCCCCAAAGGTGGCCAAGCACCAGCTCCAGCACCAGCACCAGCACCAGCACCAGCACCACGTTCTAATGAAGCAAAGCCTGTATCCAAACCAGCAGCTTCCAAACCTGCTGCTACTGCTTCACCACCTACAGATTCTGGCAAGCAGATTCCAGCTGGTATTCATAGTAGCTCCTCAAACAACTATTTGAGGGCTGATGGTCAGAACACTGGCAATTTCATAACG GATCGGCCTTCAACCAAGGTCCACGCAGCTCCTGGCGGTGGATCTTCTCTGGATTATCTGTTTGGTGGTGCTGGTGGAAAATGA
- the LOC111798968 gene encoding probable UDP-arabinopyranose mutase 2, translating to MAEASVKPTPLLKDELDIVIPTIRNLDFLEMWRPFFEQYHLIIVQDGDPSKTIKVPEGFDYELYNRNDINRILGPKASCISFKDSACRCFGYMVSKKKYIYTIDDDCFVAKDPSNKDINALEQHIKNLLSPATPNFFNTLYDPYREGADFVRGYPFSLREGVPTAVSHGLWLNIPDYDAPTQLVKPRERNSRYVDAVLTIPKGTLFPMCGMNLGFNRELIGPAMYFGLMGDGQPIGRYDDMWAGWCVKVICDHMGWGVKTGLPYIWHSKASNPFTNLRKEYKGIFWQEDLIPFFQSVVLPKECTTVQKCYIELSKLVKEKLGPIDPYFVKLSEAMVTWIEAWDELNPAGDASK from the exons ATGGCGGAAGCTTCGGTAAAACCCACTCCCCTTTTGAAAGATGAACTCGATATCGTCATCCCTACCATCCGGAACCTCGATTTCTTGGAGATGTGGAGACCGTTCTTCGAGCAATACCATTTGATCATCGTTCAAGATGGTGATCCTTCGAAGACTATCAAGGTCCCTGAAGGATTCGACTATGAACTCTATAATCGGAACGATATCAATCGGATTCTTGGTCCGAAGGCCTCGTGCATTTCGTTTAAGGATTCTGCTTGTCGATGCTTTGGATATATGGTTTCCAAGAAGAAGTACATCTACACAATCGACGATGATTGCTTT GTTGCGAAGGACCCGTCGAACAAGGATATCAACGCGCTCGAGCAGCACATAAAGAACCTTCTATCACCAGCCACCCCAAATTTCTTCAACACTCTGTATGATCCATACAGAGAAGGTGCAGATTTTGTGCGTGGATACCCTTTCAGTCTTCGTGAGGGTGTCCCGACCGCAGTTTCTCATGGACTCTGGCTTAACATTCCTGACTACGATGCTCCAACGCAGCTCGTCAAGCCTCGTGAAAGGAACTCTAG GTATGTAGATGCAGTGTTGACAATTCCCAAGGGAACCTTGTTTCCCATGTGTGGAATGAATCTCGGATTCAACCGTGAACTGATCGGACCTGCTATGTATTTTGGACTCATGGGAGACGGTCAGCCGATAGGACGATACGACGACATGTGGGCTGGTTGGTGTGTGAAG GTGATTTGTGACCATATGGGGTGGGGAGTTAAGACAGGACTGCCTTACATATGGCACAGCAAAGCCAGCAACCCATTCACCAACCTGAGAAAGGAGTACAAAGGGATCTTCTGGCAAGAAGATCTGATCCCGTTCTTCCAATCGGTCGTCCTCCCGAAAGAATGCACGACGGTTCAGAAATGCTACATCGAACTGTCGAAGCTAGTGAAGGAGAAGCTCGGCCCCATCGATCCCTACTTCGTTAAGCTCTCCGAGGCAATGGTCACTTGGATTGAAGCTTGGGATGAGCTCAACCCTGCTGGAGACGCCTCCAAGTAG
- the LOC111798717 gene encoding cytochrome P450 78A5-like, protein MLTSFMDATEYSPDKVDRCLFDACLGEGFSLLEHCLATHLCAVCSRLLVFYLAPNQTQPTMSSLNFQTFVLHFPSSISQSFPALLSALLLLSIFAFFLHPGGLAWALSKSKTAASAAIPGPSGFPFIGLLHIFTLSKTPHKALSALSNKFKAHPLMAFSVGLTKFVISSHPDFAKEILNSASFADRPVKESAYELLFHRAMGFAPYGEYWRNLRRISATYMFSPKRISAFEGFRREVGGKMIREVENSMALNGEVRVKEILHFGSLNNVMMTVFGKCYEFSAMGNDGVMLEELVSEGYELLGIFNWSDHFPFLGWLDLQGVRKRCRCLASRVNVFVGKIIEEHRMRRKVKPHHEHEEQEQEHNRDFVDVLLDLEKDDKLSDSDMIAVLWEMIFRGTDTVAILLEWIIARMVLHPEIQTKAQNEIDSVIGKRSKPISDSDIPNLPFLQSIVKECLRLHPPGPLLSWARLAVNDVDVGGRLIPAGTTAMVNMWAITHNEKVWLEAEKFEPNRFMEEEVSVMGSDLRLAPFGAGRRVCPGKAMGLATVHLWLAQLLQAFKWVPSEKGINGVDLSECLKLSLEMQTPLICRAIPRVC, encoded by the exons ATGCTGACTTCGTTCATGGATGCCACGGAATATTCTCCTGATAAG GTGGACAGGTGTTTGTTTGATGCTTGTTTGGGGGAGGGATTTTCTCTCTTAGAACATTGTTTGGCTACACATCTATGTGCAGTGTGTAG CCGTCTCCTTGTCTTCTACTTGGCGCCAAACCAGACTCAACCAACCATGTCATCACTAAACTTCCAAACCTTTGTTCTCCATTTCCCTTCTTCCATTTCCCAAAGCTTCCCAGCCCTTCTCTCCGCGCTGCTTCTTCTCTCCATTTTCGCCTTCTTCCTTCACCCCGGCGGCCTCGCTTGGGCCCTTTCCAAGTCCAAAACCGCCGCCTCTGCCGCCATCCCCGGCCCCTCCGGCTTCCCATTCATCGGTCTCCTCCATATCTTCACTCTCTCAAAAACCCCTCACAAAGCCCTCTCTGCACTTTCCAATAAATTCAAAGCACACCCTTTAATGGCCTTCTCTGTTGGCCTaaccaaatttgtaatttcaaGCCACCCGGATTTTGCCAAGGAAATTCTTAATAGCGCTTCCTTTGCTGATAGGCCTGTGAAGGAATCCGCTTATGAACTTCTTTTCCACAGAGCAATGGGGTTTGCTCCTTATGGTGAGTATTGGAGGAATTTGAGAAGGATTTCAGCTACTTACATGTTTAGTCCTAAGAGAATCAGTGCATTTGAAGGGTTTAGAAGGGAAGTTGGAGGGAAAATGATAAGGGAAGTTGAGAATTCCATGGCTTTGAATGGGGAAGTTAGAGTTAAGGAGATTCTTCATTTTGGGTCTTTGAATAATGTTATGATGACTGTTTTTGGTAAGTGTTATGAGTTTAGTGCAATGGGGAATGATGGGGTTATGCTTGAGGAACTGGTGAGTGAAGGGTATGAATTGCTTGGGATTTTCAATTGGAGTGATCATTTTCCCTTTCTGGGTTGGCTGGATTTACAAGGTGTGAGGAAGAGATGTAGGTGTTTGGCTTCTAGAGTGAATGTTTTTGTGGGAAAAATCATTGAGGAACATAGAATGAGGAGGAAAGTTAAGCCACATCACgaacacgaagaacaagaacaagaacataaTAGAGACTTTGTTGATGTCCTACTTGATTTGGAGAAAGATGACAAGCTCTCAGATTCCGACATGATTGCTGTTCTTTGG GAAATGATTTTTCGAGGAACAGACACAGTGGCAATACTGTTGGAATGGATCATAGCTAGAATGGTTCTACACCCAGAAATCCAAACCAAAGCTCAAAACGAAATCGATTCAGTAATTGGCAAAAGATCCAAACCCATTTCAGATTCTGATATCCcaaatcttccatttcttcaatcCATTGTCAAAGAGTGTTTAAGACTGCACCCACCAGGGCCACTTCTATCATGGGCCAGGCTCGCAGTCAACGACGTGGACGTCGGCGGGAGGCTGATTCCTGCCGGGACGACGGCGATGGTGAACATGTGGGCAATAACACACAATGAAAAGGTTTGGTTGGAGGCTGAGAAGTTCGAGCCAAATAGGTTCATGGAAGAGGAAGTGAGTGTTATGGGAAGTGATTTGAGATTGGCTCCATTTGGTGCAGGGAGAAGAGTGTGCCCTGGAAAAGCCATGGGATTGGCCACTGTTCATCTCTGGTTGGCTCAGTTGCTTCAAGCTTTCAAATGGGTTCCTTCTGAAAAGGGCATTAATGGCGTTGACTTGTCAGAATGTCTCAAACTCTCTTTGGAAATGCAAACTCCATTGATTTGCAGAGCTATCCCTAGGGTTTGCTAA
- the LOC111798718 gene encoding ubiquinone biosynthesis protein COQ4 homolog, mitochondrial, whose amino-acid sequence MVGVRIQLNKWQQAAVALGSAVGALLDPRRADLIAALGETTGKPAFERVLERMKRSAEGRAVLLERPRVLSSEVGHAWDLPSNTFGAAYANFMGSRNFSPDDRPPVRFMDTDELEYVAMRAREIHDFWHTLFGLPTNLIGESALKVIEFEQMHLPMCMLSVLGGTARFNDKQRNLFFQHYFPWAIRAGMRCNDLMCVYYERHFHEDLDDVRAKWGIIPAPPSPKGLIDNP is encoded by the exons ATGGTAGGTGTACGTATCCAGCTAAATAAATGGCAGCAAGCAGCTGTTGCACTTGGTTCAGCAGTAGGCGCCTTGCTCGATCCACGCCGAGCAGATCTAATAGCAGCTCTTGGGGAGACAACCGGAAAGCCAGCATTTGAAAGAGTCCTCGAGAGGATGAAAAGAAGTGCTGAAGGCAGA GCAGTGTTGTTGGAGCGACCACGTGTTTTATCATCAGAAGTTGGGCATGCGTGGGACCTTCCATCCAACACATTTGGCGCTGCATATGCCAATTTTATGGGTTCCAGGAACTTTTCTCCAGATGACCGGCCTCCTGTTCGATTCATGGATACTGACGAACTGGAATATGTTGCCATGCGAGCTCGCGAGATTCATGACTTTTGGCACACGCTTTTTGGTCTTCCCACCAACTTGATTGGTGAGTCGGCATTGAAGGTTATTGAATTTGAGCAAATGCACCTCCCAATGTGCATGCTGTCCGTTTTGGGAGGCACAGCAAGGTTCAATGATAAACAGAGAAATTTGTTCTTCCAGCACTACTTCCCTTGGGCCATCCGTGCTGGCATGCGGTGCAATGATCTCATGTGCGTATATTATGAGCGACACTTCCACGAGGATTTGGATGACGTGCGGGCGAAATGGGGAATAATTCCTGCACCTCCATCTCCAAAAG GTCTCATTGATAATCCATAG